One region of Roseicitreum antarcticum genomic DNA includes:
- a CDS encoding NADH-quinone oxidoreductase subunit M, with translation MLNLLSIITFTPAVAAAIMAIFLRGRDASADRNAKWLAMIATVATFMFSLIMLVSFDRSNTGFQFVEERPWIMGLTYKLGVDGISVLFVMLTTAIMPITIAACWTVEHRVKEYMIAFLLLETLMIGVFTALDMVLFYLFFEAGLIPMFLIIGIWGGKERIYAAFKFFLYTFLGSVLMLVAMIAMYVDAGTTDIPTLLTHEFSTGTISLMGWQVVGGMQTLLWLAFFASFAVKMPMWPVHTWLPDAHVQAPTAGSVVLAAVLLKMGGYGFLRFSLPMFPVASDIFAPLVLWLSAIAIVYTSLVALMQTDMKKLVAYSSVAHMGFVTMGIFAANKQGVDGAIFQMLSHGFIASALFLAVGVIYDRMHTRDIAAYGGLVNRMPVYAAVFLLFTMANVGLPGTSGFVGEFLTFMAVFQVNTWVALFAATGVILSAGYALWLYRRVVMGDLIKESLKAIKDMDTREKAMMAPLIVMTLLLGVYPALITDIIGPSVDALVAQHETALAAFENAARLAQN, from the coding sequence ATGCTGAACCTGTTGTCCATCATTACCTTCACCCCCGCGGTGGCGGCGGCGATCATGGCGATTTTCCTGCGTGGGCGGGACGCCTCGGCGGACCGGAATGCGAAATGGCTGGCGATGATCGCCACCGTGGCGACGTTCATGTTCTCGTTGATCATGCTGGTCAGCTTTGACCGCAGCAATACGGGCTTCCAGTTCGTCGAGGAACGCCCGTGGATCATGGGCCTGACTTATAAGCTGGGCGTTGATGGCATTTCGGTGCTGTTTGTCATGCTGACCACCGCGATCATGCCGATCACCATTGCCGCCTGCTGGACGGTAGAGCATCGGGTGAAGGAATACATGATCGCCTTCCTGCTGCTGGAGACCCTGATGATCGGGGTGTTCACGGCGCTGGATATGGTGCTGTTCTATCTGTTCTTCGAGGCCGGTCTGATCCCGATGTTCCTGATTATCGGCATCTGGGGCGGCAAAGAGCGGATTTACGCGGCCTTCAAGTTCTTCCTCTACACCTTCCTTGGGTCGGTGCTGATGCTGGTGGCGATGATCGCCATGTATGTCGATGCGGGCACCACGGATATTCCCACGCTGCTGACGCATGAGTTTTCGACCGGCACGATCAGCCTGATGGGCTGGCAGGTGGTGGGCGGCATGCAGACGCTGTTGTGGCTGGCCTTCTTTGCCTCTTTCGCGGTGAAGATGCCGATGTGGCCGGTGCATACCTGGTTGCCCGATGCCCACGTTCAGGCCCCGACGGCGGGGTCGGTCGTGCTGGCGGCGGTGCTGCTGAAGATGGGTGGCTATGGCTTCTTGCGCTTCAGCCTGCCGATGTTCCCGGTGGCAAGCGATATCTTCGCGCCCCTGGTGCTGTGGCTGTCGGCGATTGCCATCGTCTACACCTCGCTGGTGGCGCTGATGCAAACCGATATGAAGAAGCTGGTGGCATATTCGTCGGTGGCGCATATGGGTTTCGTCACCATGGGGATTTTCGCGGCGAACAAGCAGGGCGTGGATGGTGCGATCTTCCAGATGCTCAGCCACGGCTTCATCGCCAGCGCGCTGTTCCTCGCTGTCGGCGTGATCTATGACCGGATGCACACCCGCGACATTGCGGCTTATGGCGGGCTGGTGAACCGGATGCCGGTCTATGCGGCGGTGTTCTTGCTGTTCACCATGGCCAACGTCGGGTTGCCGGGCACATCTGGCTTCGTGGGGGAATTCCTGACCTTCATGGCGGTGTTCCAGGTCAACACATGGGTGGCGCTGTTCGCGGCAACCGGGGTGATCTTGTCGGCGGGCTATGCGCTGTGGCTGTACCGCCGGGTGGTGATGGGCGACCTGATCAAGGAGAGCCTGAAGGCCATCAAGGATATGGACACGCGGGAAAAGGCGATGATGGCACCGCTGATCGTGATGACCCTGTTGCTGGGCGTGTATCCCGCCCTGATTACCGATATCATCGGCCCGTCGGTTGACGCGCTTGTGGCGCAGCATGAAACCGCGCTGGCGGCGTTTGAAAACGCCGCACGGCTGGCACAGAACTGA
- the nuoL gene encoding NADH-quinone oxidoreductase subunit L: protein MAVTLLFAPLIGAILCGLGWRLFGEKPAQVIATGLLFLSALLSWVVFLTYDGTMQQIQILRWIDSGTLIGDWAIRLDRLTTVMLIVITTVSALVHLYSFGYMAHDENFRDNESYRPRFFAYLSLFTFAMLMLVTADNLVQMFFGWEGVGLASYLLIGFYFRKPSAGAAAMKAFIVNRVGDFGFILGIMALFYLTDSIQFDVIFASGAELAETEVRFLWTDWNAANLIAFLLFVGAMGKSAQLFLHTWLPDAMEGPTPVSALIHAATMVTAGVFLMVRMSPLMEYAPEAMNIVVFIGAFTALFAASVGLVQNDIKRVIAYSTCSQLGYMFVAAGIGVYSVAMFHLLTHAFFKAMLFLGAGSVIHGMHHEQDMRNYGGLRHKLPMTYWAMMIGTLAITGVGIPLTHFGFAGFVSKDAIIESAFASGQSYAFWILVAGALMTSFYSWRLMFLTFFGTPRGSKKTHDHAHESPKTMLIPLAVLAVGAVFAGMIWYEPFFGSSEAVHAFFGASIFMAEDNHLIHDAHEVAAWVKVAPFIAMALGFGLSWLFYIRSPDLPRRLAENQPILYQFLLRKWYFDEVYEAVFVRPAKALGQFLWKKGDGQVIDGGINGLAMGIVPFFARLAGRVQSGYVYHYAFAMVLGIVVIVTYVTLVGGAG from the coding sequence ATGGCTGTGACACTTCTTTTCGCGCCGCTGATCGGGGCGATCCTGTGCGGTTTGGGCTGGCGCCTGTTTGGCGAAAAGCCCGCTCAGGTCATCGCCACCGGGTTGTTGTTCCTGTCGGCGTTGCTGTCCTGGGTGGTCTTCCTGACTTATGACGGCACGATGCAGCAGATCCAGATCCTGCGTTGGATCGACAGCGGAACGCTGATCGGTGATTGGGCAATCCGGCTGGACCGGCTGACCACGGTGATGCTGATCGTGATCACCACGGTTTCCGCGCTCGTGCATCTGTATTCCTTCGGTTACATGGCGCATGACGAGAATTTCCGCGATAATGAAAGCTATCGCCCGCGCTTCTTTGCCTATCTGTCGCTGTTCACCTTTGCGATGCTGATGCTGGTGACAGCGGATAACCTGGTGCAGATGTTCTTTGGCTGGGAGGGCGTGGGCCTTGCGTCCTACCTGCTGATCGGTTTCTATTTCCGCAAGCCGAGCGCCGGTGCCGCGGCAATGAAGGCCTTCATCGTCAACCGCGTTGGCGATTTCGGCTTCATCCTGGGCATCATGGCGTTGTTCTACCTGACCGACAGCATCCAGTTCGACGTGATCTTCGCCTCTGGCGCAGAGCTTGCCGAGACTGAAGTGCGGTTCCTGTGGACCGACTGGAATGCTGCAAACCTGATCGCATTCCTGCTGTTCGTCGGCGCGATGGGGAAATCGGCGCAGTTGTTCCTGCACACCTGGCTGCCCGACGCGATGGAGGGGCCGACGCCGGTTTCCGCGCTGATCCACGCCGCGACCATGGTCACCGCCGGGGTTTTCCTGATGGTGCGCATGTCGCCGTTGATGGAATACGCGCCAGAGGCGATGAATATCGTGGTCTTCATCGGGGCCTTCACGGCGCTTTTCGCCGCGTCGGTCGGGCTGGTGCAGAATGACATCAAGCGGGTGATCGCCTATTCGACCTGTTCGCAGCTGGGCTACATGTTCGTCGCTGCGGGTATCGGGGTCTATTCGGTCGCGATGTTCCACCTGCTGACGCATGCCTTTTTCAAGGCCATGCTGTTCCTTGGGGCAGGGTCGGTCATTCACGGGATGCATCACGAGCAGGACATGCGCAATTACGGCGGGCTGCGCCACAAGCTGCCGATGACCTATTGGGCGATGATGATCGGCACGCTGGCGATCACCGGCGTGGGTATCCCGCTGACGCATTTCGGCTTTGCGGGTTTCGTGTCCAAGGATGCGATCATCGAATCCGCCTTCGCCTCGGGCCAGTCCTATGCGTTCTGGATTCTGGTGGCGGGGGCGCTGATGACCAGCTTCTACAGCTGGCGGCTGATGTTCCTGACCTTCTTCGGCACGCCGCGCGGATCGAAGAAAACCCATGACCATGCGCATGAATCCCCCAAGACCATGCTGATCCCGCTGGCCGTGCTGGCCGTGGGTGCGGTCTTCGCGGGCATGATCTGGTATGAGCCTTTCTTCGGTTCCTCCGAGGCAGTGCATGCGTTCTTTGGTGCCTCGATCTTCATGGCCGAGGACAACCACCTGATCCATGACGCGCATGAGGTTGCCGCCTGGGTGAAGGTCGCGCCGTTCATTGCGATGGCATTGGGGTTTGGCCTGTCGTGGCTGTTCTACATCCGCAGTCCTGATCTGCCGCGTCGTCTGGCAGAGAACCAGCCGATCCTGTACCAATTCTTGCTGCGCAAATGGTATTTCGATGAGGTCTACGAGGCCGTGTTCGTGCGTCCGGCAAAAGCGCTGGGGCAGTTCCTCTGGAAGAAGGGGGATGGCCAGGTGATTGACGGCGGTATCAACGGGCTGGCGATGGGGATCGTCCCGTTCTTTGCCCGCCTCGCTGGGCGCGTTCAATCGGGTTACGTCTATCATTATGCCTTTGCGATGGTCCTGGGGATCGTGGTGATCGTCACCTATGTCACACTCGTCGGGGGGGCAGGCTGA
- the nuoK gene encoding NADH-quinone oxidoreductase subunit NuoK, which yields MVGLEHYLTVAAALFVIGIFGIFLNRKNIIVILMSLELMLLSVNINLVAFSSHLGDLVGQVFTMFVLTVAAAEAAIGLAILVCFFRNRGTIDVEDVNVMKG from the coding sequence ATGGTTGGACTGGAACATTACCTGACAGTGGCGGCAGCCCTGTTCGTGATCGGCATTTTCGGGATTTTCCTGAACCGCAAGAACATCATCGTCATCTTGATGTCGCTGGAACTGATGCTGTTGTCGGTAAACATCAATCTGGTCGCTTTTTCCAGCCATCTTGGCGATCTGGTGGGGCAGGTCTTCACCATGTTCGTGCTGACCGTCGCCGCGGCCGAGGCCGCGATCGGGCTGGCGATCCTTGTGTGTTTCTTCCGCAACCGGGGCACGATTGACGTGGAAGACGTCAACGTGATGAAAGGCTGA